Part of the Rhodococcus sp. OK302 genome is shown below.
GAGGTGGGCTAGCCATGACTGATCAGAACGATCCGCGAAACCCCGGCGGCACCCCGAACCCGGATCAGCCGACCGAGCACTTCGAGATTCCGCAGCAATACCAAGGTCAACAGCAATACCAAGGTCAACAGCAGTATCAGGGGCAACAGCAATACCCCTATGGTGGGCCGGATCAGAACACCGAGTACCTGGGTCAGCAATACCCGCCGAACCAGCCGAATCCGACGCAGGCGTTTCCGCCTTACAACCCGCAGCTCGATCCGGAGGCGCCGCCACCAGGCGCGACGCAGGCCTACCCGCCGTACTCGGAGCAATATCCGGTGGCCGGTGGGGGAGCTGGTGGTGGGGTTCCGCCTGAACAACCGTTCATCGACAACGGATCGCCGGACGGCGGAAAGCGTCGCAAATTCGGTACCTGGATCGCAGCCGGCGTCGTCGGAGTTCTTGTTGCCGTCATCGCGATCATCGGCATGTCAGTATTCGGCTCGTCGAATGATTCCGGAACTCAGACGGCATTTGTTCCGCCGACAACCACTGCACCGGCGCCCACAACACCAAAACCCAAGACCACGACACCGGCGCCGTCGCCCACGACGACATCCCCCCTCGACAAGCTGCCCGGTGGACTCGGCGACGTGATCGGCAAAGCCGGCGGAGCCGTCGGCACTGTCGTCTCCAATGACGGGACCACCCTGGTCATCAATTCGATCGGCGGATCTCAGACCACGATCCTCACCACGCCGGAAACAACATTGATCGCTTTCAACCGCTCGTCCGTCGCAGATCTGCAACCGGGGGACAACATCGTCGTCGACGGCACTCCGCTGGAAAACGGCACGATGACCGCCAAAACGATCCTCGACGCGTCTCTACCGTCGTTCGGTAACTAGCGCCTGCCGACGTCGGCCAGGACACACCGGACACATTCGTCAGGGTGTCGCGGGAGGTTGTCGTCTTAAGTCGCTACTCTGAGCAGTGATGACTGGAATGTGGTTCGGACTCGCAGCAATAGCACTCGCCGGAGCGGGTGCGCTTCTGTACGTCGACAGAACGAGGCGCGATCAATCCGGCCGAGTACGTCAGATCTGGGCAAAAGCGCAGGGCTATACGTACACGGGCAGCGACGACCAGCTTGCGGGCGAGTGGCATCGCGCAGCAATGGCCAAGCAGGACTACCTGACTGCGACGGACGTCGTGCGCGGAACACGTCGAGGTGAGCAGTTCGTACTCTTCGACCTCGAGGAAACCGCCACCATCGTGGCTGTTCGACGCGAGATCGGATCCGACGTCGATATCGATCTCCGTTTGAAGTCGACGGCACCGCCCAAGGACGGCGACCTCAATCTGCTGGGCGCAATCGGTCCGCGTGTTGTATTTGCCACGGACCTCGAGATTGCCCGCCGAGTCTGTGACCAGCGGATGGTCGCGTTCACCGAATCAGTTCCCCCGGCTCTGAGCATGCTGTGGAGTGAGGGTCGTTGGACCCTGGGTTCGTTGCCGGTATCGAGCAGCGGCCGCGATTGGGACGCCGCTATCGAAGCTGTTGCCCGGTTGTCCGGCATCCTGCACGTACTTCCTCCGGTCACCGATCCGAGCGAACTCGAAGTTGATCACGACCCGACGCGACCGCGCCCCCGACCGGATGTTTCCGACGCACCGGCCGTCAGTGATTCCGATGCACCCGTAGCGCGCGACCTACCGTCAGCCGTTCGAGATGTGCCCCGCCGAGAAGCTCCAGACGCACCCCGTCGCGAGGCTCCGGAGTCGCAGCGTCGAGAGGCTCCGGAGTCGCAGCGTCGAAACGCGCCGGCACCCGCCCCCACGAACACACCGAAACCAGGTTCCGGCCCGCAACGTTCGGGAACCGTCCGCCCCGTCGATTGAGCAGCGGTAAGCCGCACTTTTCGTGGCGTGACGCACTAGCGTGGCCGGTATGTCGTCATCGAACTCGGATCGCCCTGTGCGTCCTGTAGCCCTGATCACCGGACCCACTTCAGGTCTCGGTGCAGGATTCGCCAAAAAATATGCATCGCTCGGTTACGACCTGGTACTTGTCGCTCGCGACGAAGTGAGACTGCACGATCTTGCGTCGGAACTGTCCACCATGTTCGGCACCGAATCCGAAATTCTTGTTGCAGACCTCGCGACGGAACCGGGGCGTGACGCGGTTGCCGATCGCTTGGACAAGGGCGTCGAAGTTCTGGTCAACAACGCCGGGTTCGGTACTTCGGGTGAATTTTGGACCTCTGATCCTGCGCTCCTGCAATCTCAACTCGATGTCAATGTCACCGCCGTGATGCGTCTGACCCGCGCCGCATTGCCCAGCATGATCGCGTCCGCGCACGGAACGATCCTCAACGTTGCGAGTGTGGCCGGATTGCTGCCCGGGACCAGTTCGGCGTACTCGGCAAGCAAGGCGTACGTGATTTCGTTCACCGAAGGGTTGGCCGGAAGATTGGCCGGAACTGGTGTTCAGGTCCAAGCTCTCTGCCCGGGTTTCATCCATACGGAGTTTCACGAGCGGGCCGGGCTGGAGATGTCCGCGATGCCGAAGGCGATGTGGTTGAGCGTCGATCAGGTGGTCGCGGCATCGATGAAAGACTTGGCAGACAACAAGGTCATCAGCATTCCCGGAATCCAGTACAAGGTGCTCACTACTGCCGGGCGTCTCATTCCCAAGGGGCTGGTTCGCAAGCTGACCAAACTAGTCGCTCGAGGTCAGGGTCGCACGTAAATGTCGAGCCCGATGATTATTGCCACGGCGCCGCGGTCGGTAGGCTGAGCACTCATGAGCGATCGTGAAGATTTGGCTGCGCTGGTGCGCGAATTGGCTGTTGTACATGGAAAGGTGACGTTGTCTTCGGGCAAGGAAGCCGACTACTACGTCGACCTTCGTCGTGCGACGCTTCATCACAAGGCGGGACCGTTGATCGGTTCGTTGCTGCGTGACCTGGTTGCAGATTGGGATTTTGACGCCGTCGGCGGTTTGACGATGGGCGCAGACCCCGTCGCGATGGCCATCATGCATGCGCCCGGTCGTCCGATCGACGCGTTTGTCGTTCGTAAGGCTGCCAAGGCGCATGGAATGCAACGTCAGATCGAGGGCCCCGATGTGGTCGGCAAGCGTGTTCTTGTTGTCGAGGACACCACGACGACGGGTAACTCTCCGCTGACGGCAGTCAAGGCTCTTCGCGACGCCGGCGCCATCGTGGTCGGTGTGGCAACCGTGGTGGACCGGGCGACGGGCGCAGACGCCGTCATCGGGGCCGAAGGCGTCGAGTACCGCTCACTGCTGGGCTTGGAAGACCTGAATTTAGGCTAGCGCTTGTGAGCCTTTTCGGTAGCGGACGCTACCGAAAAGGCTCACAGGGCGGAACGCCCGTTGATCATGGATCGCAGCTCGGCGAGTCCTTGTGTCAGCCGCTCGATTTGTTCGGGTTCGAGATGGCTGAAGTGTGGGACCAGCGCGTCGGCGATTGCGTTCCGACCGTCGGCGAGGGTCTTTTGTCCGACGTCGGTTGTTGCGACTCTGACTGCTCGGGCATCGTCAGGGTCGGGGCTGCGTACGACGAGTCCGCGTTCGCTGAGGGTGCGTAGTACCGCGGTGGCGGACGGCTGCGAGCAATGGTTCAGACGGGCGAAGTCGCTGATACGCATTTCGCCGTGTTCTTCGAGCAGGGCCAGCGCACGCAGCCACGTTCGGGGATAGCGTTCCGGGGCAAGTGAAGTCGCCATTTTTGTGAAGCGGTGAGTGTTGCTCACCAGCTCGACCAGTAGGTCGTGCAGTCGCTGTTCTTGATCTGGCACGCCGGTATCATTTCATAGGGTAATGAATGTGTAAAACTTCTCGTCGGTGACGCCGGACGCACAGTGTCTAGTATCGGTGATGTAGATGCTGTGCAACTGGACGGGGATGTCGGCGTGCTCTATCGGCTATTCAAGTATGTATTGATCGGCCCGGTTCTCTGGGTGTTCGGGCGGCCGACAATAGAAGGCCGCGAGAACATTCCGAAACATGGCCCGGTGATTCTCGCGGGCAACCATCGAGCCGTCGTGGACTCGTTTTTTCTTGTGCTGAAGGTGCGTCGGCGAATTACGTTTGTCGCCAAGAGCGAGTACTTCACGGGCAGCGGCATCAAGGGTGCGTTGCAACGTTGGTTCTTCGGCGGCGCGGGTCAGGTTCCGATCGATCGCACGGGGGCCGACGCGTCGCGTGCTGCGCTGGACACCGCGATCGGAATCCTCGATACGGGTGGAGTGTGGGGGATCTATCCCGAGGGAACACGGTCGCCGGACGGCCGCTTGCACAAGGGTAAGACGGGCGTCGTACGTGTTGCGTTGGAAACCGGAGTCCCGGTCATTCCCGTTGTCGTTCACGGTGGTGACGCGGTGAATCCTCCCGGTACCCGGATGTGGCGATTCAGCAAGGTTCGAATCGTTGTGGGGGCGCCGATCGATTTCTCGCGGTATCGCGAACTGCGGGCCAACCAGGCTGTGGTGCGCGCCGCGACAGACGAACTGATGGCGACTCTGTGCGACCTCTCCGGTCAGGACTACGTCGACGAATACGGCGCGGACGTCAAATCCCGCGATGCTGCCTGAATTACCCAGTACGGTCGACTCTGACGCGGTACCACCTCCGTCTCGGACGGTCTTTCACTCAGGTGCCGCAAAGCGAGGAGGACTGGCATGGCAGGTAAGTGGGGCATCGAGCACGCAGTTTTTGCGGCAGCGACGGCGGCAACCGTAGCGGGAGCAGTGCTCGGTAACGAGCGTGTTCAGCAGATCGCCAAGCCGCTGATCGCACCGTCGCTCGCAGCGCGGGTGTTGCGCAAGCGATCCGAGACGGAAACTGCGGACACCGCTCTGCTTCTGGCCGGCCTTGCTGCGGCAACCATCGGCGATGTGTTCATGATCGACCCCGACAACGACGGTCGACTGGTGAAGGGTGCGTCGTCGTTCGCGGTGATGCAGGCAAGCTATTCGGCGCTGTTGCTGCGTCGGGGCGCGAGGCCGACGAAGGCTGCGCTCAAACCGCGAATCAGTGGATGGTCCACAGCTTCTGGCCTGCTGCGCGCGAAGGCGCCGTCGGTGTCGACGCCGTTGACCGGCTACGGGTTTATGTTGGGTACAACCTCGACGCTGTCGGCGGATCCCGGTTTGTCACCGCAATCGAAGTCGGTGCTCGACGTGGTGGTGCCGAACGGCGACCGACGATCGTGGCTCGGTCTGGGTGGCGTCCTGTTCACCGCTTCGGACGGACTGATCGTGGTGCGACGCTTGTTCATTCGCGGCAATGCGGGCCGAGCAGCCGCCGAGGGCGTAATTCTGGCGTCGTATGCGGCTGCGCAGTTGATGCTGGTCGAGGGCATGCTCGCGCTCGGGCGTAAGAAGGTCTGACGGATGGCCGAGCGGAGTGTCCTCATTACCGGCGCGGCAGCGGGAATCGGACGGGAGAGCGCGTTGTTGTTCGCGCGCAACGGGTATCGCGTGGGTGCGTACGACATCGACGAGGTTGGCCTGGCGACGTTGGCTGCCGAGATCGGAGTATTCGGTGGCACGGTCGTGACCGGCGCGTTGGATGTGACCGACTCGGATCAGTGGTCGAAACAGTTGGCCGATTTCACCGGGGCATCGGGTCGTCTCGACATCCTGGTCAACAATGCGGGCGTACTGTCTTCCGGACGATTCGAGGATATTTCCCTTGCCGCGCATCGGAGAATGGTGGACATCAATGTCACTGGAACCCTCAACGGCACGTATTCGGCGTTTCCGTATCTGCGCGACACCGAGGGGGCTCAGGTGGTGAACCTGTGCTCGGCATCGGCCATCTACGGACAACCGGAACTGGCAACTTACGGCGCCACCAAGTTTGCAATCAGAGGGCTTACGGAGGCGCTCGACCTTGAATGGGCTGCCCATGACATTCGGGTAATTGCATTGTGGCCCTTGTTCGTTCAAACGGCGATGGTCACCGGAATGGATACCGGTGCCACTCGTTCGCTCGGGATCAAGCTCACCGCAAGCGATGTCGCTGCGGAACTGTGGGATGCCACCCGCGGCGTCGGGCGTATCCCCAAGGTTCACTATCCCGTGGGCGTGCAGGCAAAACTGTTTCTTGCGGTGTCCGGATTCTCGCCGGCCTGGCTGTCGAGATTGACCAACAAGCGTGTGACCAGCACGTAGTCGGTCTCGCGATATAGTTCATGTTCGACTCGTCGGTCGAGAAAAGACGTGCGTGGAGGTTGTTCGAGTGGTTCGTGTTCGCTGGGGATTGCTGTGTGTCGGCGTGAGTTCGGTACTGCTGCTGACCGGGTGCGGCGGAGAGGCGGAATCGGAACCGACTGTGGCGGCACTGCCCAGTTCGACAGTTCCGACGGCCACCCCGACGGCAACGACGGTTCCGATTACCACGACAACAACCACCACGACGGTGCCCGTCACGACCACCGTGGCCCCGACGACAACCCTCACCGACGTGCACTTCGAGCGCAACGAGTCGTACTACTTCACCAGTCCGGACGGAAATTTCCAGTGCGGCATCATCAAACTGCCCACACGCACCGAGGCGGGGTGTGAGGGAACGACCACTCCGATTCCGCCGCGCCCAGAAAATTGTATGGTCAACTGGGGCAACGGAATTCGGGTGGAAAATGAGGGTGAGGGCGCATTCATGTGCTCGGGTGGTCAGCTGTACACCTCTGGCGGACCCGACGCCGATCCGGTGCTTCCGGCCGGAACACCACTGGCTAAGCTGGGCTTCACATGTACTACCACGGCGACGGATGTCTCGTGTGTCAATGAGCAGACAACCCACGGCTTCACCGTGGCTGCCGATTCCAACGAGGTGTTCTGATGTCCGACGTGAGCGTTGATCCGGCCGACGAGGTCGGCCCGACAGAATGGGGCGAGAACCCCAACGGCGTCGGACCGTGGGCCGTGTTTCATGGAACGGAACTCCCGTCGGACGAGCGGTACGACCGGGAACTCCTGGCGGAGGGTGACCGGCGAAATGTGTTGGACGAGTATCGGTATTGGACACGCGAAGCGATAGTCGCCGACATCGATTCCCGGCGTCATCCCATGCATGTCGCGATCGAAAACTTTGCGCATGACGCCAACATCGGCACGGTGGTGCGCACGGCCAACGCCTTTGCCGCGGCAGCAGTACACATCGTGGGCCGACGTCGGTGGAACCGCCGTGGAGCGATGGTCACTGACCGGTACCAACACATTGTTCACCACGCCGACATCGGTGAACTCGTCGAATACGCGCGTGAGAATTCGCTCACGATCGTTGCCGTCGACAACACTCCCGGATCGGTTCCGCTCGAAACGGCAAGCCTTCCGAAAGACTGCATCCTGTTGTTCGGGCAGGAAGGCCCCGGAGTGACGGAACTCGCGAAAGAGGTTGCGTCCATGACGGTATCGATCGCGCAGTTCGGCTCGACACGCAGCATCAACGCCGGTGTGGCAGCGGGTATCGCGATGCACGCGTGGGTGCGCGAGCACGCAGATCTTCGCGACTCTCGTTGACCTGAGTGCCGCGGCAGCAGTTACCGGCTAGCGCACGCGGCTCCGAGCGACCAGGATGTGTCCTATGCAGGAAGTGTGGGCAGAGCGCGCAGACGCGGCCGAAGGGGCAATAGTCAGTCGGCATCTGCGACGGTTGTGGGGGATGCCCAGAACAGCGTTGGGCGTCGTTGCCTGGCCTGCTGTGCGGCGTGAGCGCATGTTCCGGCCATGGCATTACTGGTGGCAGGCACACTTGCTCGACACTGCCGTCGACGCACTCGAACGCGACCCGACGCCCCGGCGTCGGCGCCGTGTCGCGAAGGTCGCGCGTGCCGTCCGGGTCCGGAATGTCAGCGCGTGGACCAACAACTACTACGACGACATGGCGTGGCTCGGCTTGTCGCTCGAACGCGCTCAACGACTCTTCTCGGTCGATCACCGCACCGCTGTCCAGGCACTCGAATCTCAACTCTTCGATTCCTGGGCGCCGGAAGACGGCGGAGGGATTCCGTGGTGCAAGGGTTCTGATTTCTACAACACACCCGCCAATGGCCCAGCCGGAATCATGCTCGCTCGCACCGGAAAACTGTGGCGAGCGCAGGCAACAGCCGATTGGATCGACGAAACTCTGCGTGATCCCGAGTCCGGATTGATCTTCGACGGTATCCGCCGCGACGGCACCCTCGAGCGTGCCGTCTACTCGTACTGCCAAGGTGTGACCCTCGGTCTCGAAACCGAATTGTCGACGAGGCTGGGTGAGCCGAGGCATCGGGAGCGTGTCCATGCGCTGGTCGACGCTGTCTACGACGGTCTGACCGATCGCGGTGTGATCACCGGTGGCGGCGGGGGTGACGGTGGCCTGTTCAACGCGATCCTGGCGCGGTATCTGGCCTTCGTCGTCGTCAACCTGTCGTGGGAGACCAACGAGGATATTCGGGCGAAGGAGATCGCGGCCCAGATCGTTTTGGCGTCGGCGGAAGCAGCGTGGAAGAACCGCCTGCAGATCGAGGGATTGCCGCTGTTCGGTCACAATTGGACGACGGATGCGACCTTGCCCAGTCTCTCCGGTTCGCTCGCCACATTTGCCGGCGGCACCGTTCGCTCGTCGAGCGTCCCCGAGCGGGATCTATCGGTTCAGGTGGGCGGTTGGATGCTGATGGAGGCGGCCTACGTCGTCTCGGCAGCAGGGTATCCGCGCAAGAATTCCTGACCTGCACCCCTGACCTGTCAGTCGAGAACTTCCTCGACCTCCACGTCCTCGGCGGGACGTGCCATCTCCTTGCGGTACTGCCAGATTCCGAGACCGGTGCCGACCACCAAGCTGATGGTCATCACGATCAGGACACCAGGCAAGAGCCACGGCACTCGTTCGAGAAATGAGCCGCCGTAGTACCCGATGAGCAGCAGCACAGGTGCCCAGATGATTGCGCCGATGGTGCTCGCGATCGTGTAGCGAGTGTGGTTCATCTTCGCTGCGCCCGCGACCATCGGGCACAGTGTGCGCACCCACGGGATCCAGCGGGCGATGAGGACAGCCCAGAACCCGTGCCGCTCCAAGAGGATGTTGACGCGGTGCAAGTTCTTCTCGGTGAAGTACTTGCCGCCCTTGCGGGCTTTGATGTGGTTACCGGTGCGGTGGCCGATGGCGTAGCCGACTTGGTTGCCGGCGATCGCAGCGATCATCGCACCCACTGACAGCGCCCACACGTGACCCGCACCGGAGTCGTGGCCGGCCAGCACGATTCCCGCAGTGATCAGCAGGGAATCGCCGGGAAGGAACAAACCCAGGATGATTGCACATTCGACGAAGACGAATGTGATGACGATGATCCAGACCAGCAGGGGACCGGCAGTTTCGAGTGCCGAGAAACTGCCGGACGCGGTCGTCATGGTGGTCAGTTTCTCGCCTCTGTTCTGGTGATCAGAGCTTGGGTTCCTCGGTCACAGGCACGGAATTGTCTGCAATCGAAGTATCCGCCGTTTTGCCGCTTCGTGAGGCCAGAAGACGTTTGCCGATTTCGAAGATGATCGGCAGGACGGATACGAACACGATGCCGATGAAGATGATGTCGATGTTGTCGCGGATGAACGAGATCTGACCCAGCCAGTAGCCCAGAAGTGTCACGCCGGCACCCCAGACGATGCCGCCGATGACGTTGTACATGAGGAATGTCGAGTACTTCATCTTCGCGGCGCCGGCTACCAACGGCGCATAGGTGCGCACGATGGGTACGAAGCGTGCCAGGAAGATGGTGACAGGGCCGTGCTTTTCGAAGAACGCATGCGATTCGTCGATGTACTTCTTCTTGAAGATGCGTGCGTCGTTGTCCTTGAACAGCGCCGTACCGCCCTTGGCCCCGATGAAGTACCCCACCTGGTCACCCAGAATTGCGGCGATCGGGATGGTGAGGAGCAGCAGCCACAGCGGCGCAAACCCTTCGACGCCGTTGGCACCGGCACCGGCAGCAGCCACGAGGCCGGCCGTGAAGAGCAGCGAATCGCCGGGAAGCAACGGGAACAGCAAGCCGGATTCGATGAAGACGACCAGGAGCAGGCCCAACAGGAACCATGTGCCGAACGAGTTCAGGAGGTGGACGGGATCGAGGAAGTCCGGCAGCAAGGCCAGGTTCGTCACGGATTCAGTTGCTGCCTGCACATTCACGGAGGCCAGAGTACCGGCCATAACTGAGTGTTTCCCACCAGCGCAGGTCACCGCGTCGCCGACGCATGTTGATGCAGGGTCGCCGACGCATGTTGATGCCGCGTCGCCGACGCATGGTGGTGCAGTGTTGTCAGCGCGCGCTGAGACCGCAAAGAGACGCAGCGATCAGGACTTGCCATACTGCTAAGACCACACGAAGCGCTTTCTCATCACCGAGCGCTCCGAACGACACGTAAATGGAGGACTCCCGCCGTGCCTATCGCAACTCCCGAGGTCTATGCCGAGATGCTTGGTCGGGCCAAGGAGCATTCCTTTGCCTTTCCCGCCATCAACTGTGTCGGCTCCGAATCCATCAACGCAGCCATCAAGGGCTTCGCCGACGCCGGCAGTGACGGCATCATCCAGTTCTCGACCGGTGGCGCCGAGTTCGGTTCCGGCCTGGGTGTCAAGGACATGGTCACCGGCGCGGTGGCACTCGCCGAGTTCGCTCACGTGATCGCTGCCAAGTACGACATCACCGTCGCGCTGCACACTGACCACTGCCCCAAGGACAAGCTGGACACCTTCGTTCGGCCGCTGCTCGCAATCTCGCAGGAGCGTGTGAACAACGGTCAGAACCCGCTGTTCCAGTCGCACATGTGGGACGGCTCGGCTGTGCCGATCGACGAGAACCTGATCATCGCCAAGGAACTGCTTGCACTGTCGAAGGCCGCGCGCATCATCCTCGAGGTTGAGATCGGTGTTGTCGGCGGCGAAGAAGACGGCGTCGAAGCCGAAATCAACGACAAGCTGTACACCAGTGCTGAGGACTTCGAGAAGACTGTCGACGCTCTGGGCCTCGGCGAGCAGGGCAAGTACCTTCTTGCTGCCACCTTCGGCAATGTCCACGGCGTCTACAAGCCGGGCAACGTCACGCTCAAGCCGGCCGTCCTGGCCGAGGGCCAGCGTATTGCGGAAAAGAAGCTCGGTCTTGCCGACGGATCGAACCCGTTCGACTTCGTCTTCCACGGCGGTTCGGGTTCTTCGGTCGAAGACATCGAAGAGTCGCTGCGGTACGGCGTCATCAAGATGAACGTCGACACCGACACTCAGTACGCATTCTCGCGTCCGATCGCCGGTCACTTCTTCACCAACTACGACGGCGTCCTCAAGGTCGACGGCGAGGTCGGAAACAAGAAGGCTTACGACCCGCGTAGCTACCTCAAGAAGGCCGAAGCAGGCATGACTGCTCGTGTCATCGAGGCGTGCAACGATCTGAAGTCGGCCGGCCGCTCGGTGTCCGGAAGCTAATCGCTCAATCGCTCGATCGACAGTGCGCTTGCAGAGTCCGAAGGACTCCGCAAGCGCACTGTTTCGTTTTCTCGGGTTCTTACCCGGTGGTCTGGCTCGGGTCGCAGACCTTCCAGGTTCCGTCCGCGCGCTCGAGGTCGAACGTTCGCCAGGATTGTTCGCCCGTCGCCGGAATGCTGGCCTGTACCTGTGCGATTGCAGTGTTGTCGGTGATTCGGACGGCATCGACAGCGCTGACCTGGGGAATCGACTTCTGTGCGACTGCGTTCAGATGGACCTGCGCAAATGCGTCGTCCGGGATGGTGCGGTAGTAGTCGGCGAGGGATCCGCACGTCGCGGTACGCAGAGTCGCCAGATCGCCGGAGTTGAGTGCGTCGACGTACGTGCTGATAGCGGTTTGGACCTGTCCTTGCGGTGAACTGTCGCCCGCGTCGTCGCCTGACGAGACATAGATCGCCGCACCGACCGCAGCGACGATGGCAACAGTGGCCGTTGCGGCAGCGATGTACCAGGCCTTGCCGCTGCGCTTGGTCGGCTCGGGTGCAGTCGGTCCAACCCGGGCCGGTTCAATTTTGGCCGGTTCGATCCTGATGGGACCGGGCTGCGCCGGCGGGATTGCGGCAGCGGCTCCCACTCGTTGCGGCTTGGCGCGCTCAGGTTTGGCGACCGG
Proteins encoded:
- a CDS encoding VTT domain-containing protein is translated as MAGTLASVNVQAATESVTNLALLPDFLDPVHLLNSFGTWFLLGLLLVVFIESGLLFPLLPGDSLLFTAGLVAAAGAGANGVEGFAPLWLLLLTIPIAAILGDQVGYFIGAKGGTALFKDNDARIFKKKYIDESHAFFEKHGPVTIFLARFVPIVRTYAPLVAGAAKMKYSTFLMYNVIGGIVWGAGVTLLGYWLGQISFIRDNIDIIFIGIVFVSVLPIIFEIGKRLLASRSGKTADTSIADNSVPVTEEPKL
- a CDS encoding glycoside hydrolase family 76 protein — its product is MQEVWAERADAAEGAIVSRHLRRLWGMPRTALGVVAWPAVRRERMFRPWHYWWQAHLLDTAVDALERDPTPRRRRRVAKVARAVRVRNVSAWTNNYYDDMAWLGLSLERAQRLFSVDHRTAVQALESQLFDSWAPEDGGGIPWCKGSDFYNTPANGPAGIMLARTGKLWRAQATADWIDETLRDPESGLIFDGIRRDGTLERAVYSYCQGVTLGLETELSTRLGEPRHRERVHALVDAVYDGLTDRGVITGGGGGDGGLFNAILARYLAFVVVNLSWETNEDIRAKEIAAQIVLASAEAAWKNRLQIEGLPLFGHNWTTDATLPSLSGSLATFAGGTVRSSSVPERDLSVQVGGWMLMEAAYVVSAAGYPRKNS
- a CDS encoding TrmH family RNA methyltransferase: MSDVSVDPADEVGPTEWGENPNGVGPWAVFHGTELPSDERYDRELLAEGDRRNVLDEYRYWTREAIVADIDSRRHPMHVAIENFAHDANIGTVVRTANAFAAAAVHIVGRRRWNRRGAMVTDRYQHIVHHADIGELVEYARENSLTIVAVDNTPGSVPLETASLPKDCILLFGQEGPGVTELAKEVASMTVSIAQFGSTRSINAGVAAGIAMHAWVREHADLRDSR
- a CDS encoding DUF6636 domain-containing protein, translating into MVRVRWGLLCVGVSSVLLLTGCGGEAESEPTVAALPSSTVPTATPTATTVPITTTTTTTTVPVTTTVAPTTTLTDVHFERNESYYFTSPDGNFQCGIIKLPTRTEAGCEGTTTPIPPRPENCMVNWGNGIRVENEGEGAFMCSGGQLYTSGGPDADPVLPAGTPLAKLGFTCTTTATDVSCVNEQTTHGFTVAADSNEVF
- a CDS encoding DedA family protein, encoding MTTASGSFSALETAGPLLVWIIVITFVFVECAIILGLFLPGDSLLITAGIVLAGHDSGAGHVWALSVGAMIAAIAGNQVGYAIGHRTGNHIKARKGGKYFTEKNLHRVNILLERHGFWAVLIARWIPWVRTLCPMVAGAAKMNHTRYTIASTIGAIIWAPVLLLIGYYGGSFLERVPWLLPGVLIVMTISLVVGTGLGIWQYRKEMARPAEDVEVEEVLD
- a CDS encoding lysoplasmalogenase, with product MAGKWGIEHAVFAAATAATVAGAVLGNERVQQIAKPLIAPSLAARVLRKRSETETADTALLLAGLAAATIGDVFMIDPDNDGRLVKGASSFAVMQASYSALLLRRGARPTKAALKPRISGWSTASGLLRAKAPSVSTPLTGYGFMLGTTSTLSADPGLSPQSKSVLDVVVPNGDRRSWLGLGGVLFTASDGLIVVRRLFIRGNAGRAAAEGVILASYAAAQLMLVEGMLALGRKKV
- a CDS encoding SDR family oxidoreductase translates to MAERSVLITGAAAGIGRESALLFARNGYRVGAYDIDEVGLATLAAEIGVFGGTVVTGALDVTDSDQWSKQLADFTGASGRLDILVNNAGVLSSGRFEDISLAAHRRMVDINVTGTLNGTYSAFPYLRDTEGAQVVNLCSASAIYGQPELATYGATKFAIRGLTEALDLEWAAHDIRVIALWPLFVQTAMVTGMDTGATRSLGIKLTASDVAAELWDATRGVGRIPKVHYPVGVQAKLFLAVSGFSPAWLSRLTNKRVTST
- a CDS encoding MarR family winged helix-turn-helix transcriptional regulator: MPDQEQRLHDLLVELVSNTHRFTKMATSLAPERYPRTWLRALALLEEHGEMRISDFARLNHCSQPSATAVLRTLSERGLVVRSPDPDDARAVRVATTDVGQKTLADGRNAIADALVPHFSHLEPEQIERLTQGLAELRSMINGRSAL
- a CDS encoding SDR family NAD(P)-dependent oxidoreductase; the encoded protein is MSSSNSDRPVRPVALITGPTSGLGAGFAKKYASLGYDLVLVARDEVRLHDLASELSTMFGTESEILVADLATEPGRDAVADRLDKGVEVLVNNAGFGTSGEFWTSDPALLQSQLDVNVTAVMRLTRAALPSMIASAHGTILNVASVAGLLPGTSSAYSASKAYVISFTEGLAGRLAGTGVQVQALCPGFIHTEFHERAGLEMSAMPKAMWLSVDQVVAASMKDLADNKVISIPGIQYKVLTTAGRLIPKGLVRKLTKLVARGQGRT
- a CDS encoding DUF3824 domain-containing protein, which codes for MTDQNDPRNPGGTPNPDQPTEHFEIPQQYQGQQQYQGQQQYQGQQQYPYGGPDQNTEYLGQQYPPNQPNPTQAFPPYNPQLDPEAPPPGATQAYPPYSEQYPVAGGGAGGGVPPEQPFIDNGSPDGGKRRKFGTWIAAGVVGVLVAVIAIIGMSVFGSSNDSGTQTAFVPPTTTAPAPTTPKPKTTTPAPSPTTTSPLDKLPGGLGDVIGKAGGAVGTVVSNDGTTLVINSIGGSQTTILTTPETTLIAFNRSSVADLQPGDNIVVDGTPLENGTMTAKTILDASLPSFGN
- the pyrE gene encoding orotate phosphoribosyltransferase, whose amino-acid sequence is MSDREDLAALVRELAVVHGKVTLSSGKEADYYVDLRRATLHHKAGPLIGSLLRDLVADWDFDAVGGLTMGADPVAMAIMHAPGRPIDAFVVRKAAKAHGMQRQIEGPDVVGKRVLVVEDTTTTGNSPLTAVKALRDAGAIVVGVATVVDRATGADAVIGAEGVEYRSLLGLEDLNLG
- a CDS encoding lysophospholipid acyltransferase family protein, whose amino-acid sequence is MLYRLFKYVLIGPVLWVFGRPTIEGRENIPKHGPVILAGNHRAVVDSFFLVLKVRRRITFVAKSEYFTGSGIKGALQRWFFGGAGQVPIDRTGADASRAALDTAIGILDTGGVWGIYPEGTRSPDGRLHKGKTGVVRVALETGVPVIPVVVHGGDAVNPPGTRMWRFSKVRIVVGAPIDFSRYRELRANQAVVRAATDELMATLCDLSGQDYVDEYGADVKSRDAA